The Amycolatopsis sp. NBC_01480 genome segment TCGCCATGCCCCACCCCGCGACGGGCGAGCACGGCCTCCACCGCGCGGCTCCACTCCGCGACCTCCGCGTAGGTCCACGCGCCTTCACGGTCGCGCACCGCCGTGGCCCCCGCCGCGTCGGCCACTGCCTCGTCCAGCAGCGAAAACACCAGCGAACCGCCAGGAGAATCGTCCACCACTGCCACTCCCATGCTCTCGACGGGCCTGCCCCGGATGACTGCGTGCCGGCGCGGAAACTCCTCCCCCGACTTCGCAGAAAGCTAGCCGCGGCGGCTCGGCCGGCCACACCCCTAGCGGCCCCTAACCGACCTCCCGGGCGGGCACGCGAAAAAGGCCTGCCCTGCCGGGAAACCCAGGCAGAGCAGGCCTTTTCAGATTCGCTTCAGGCTAGCCGCGCACACCCGAGCGCCGGCGGCCGACGTGGTGCGCGATGGCGACGGCGATGCCCACCGCGACAACGGCTCCGGTCGCGACCGGACTCAGGAACTTCGACAGGCTCGGCGCACTGTTCGGCCCGATCAGCCAGACCGCCAGCGGCACGGCGTACGCCGCGGTGACCGCCGCCGTCCACCAACCCAGAGCACGCAGCCGGGCGTCCCGCAGGGTCCCGATCAACACGACCGCGATCGGGAGACCGGCCATCAAGGCGAACTGGCCGAGCACGAAAACCGGGACCAGCCAAGCCGCGATCAGCACGGTCAGCGAGGTACGGCGGACAGCGGCGGTGACGCGGTCGACGGTCGGGGTGGCGGTGGTCATCGTCTACTCCTGCGGGTCGGCGGCTGGCGCTTCTTGCGATAGTTAGAAGCTATAACACTCCCTTCCGGGAGGCAATAGGCAAAGTGAGATGTTCTAACTAGACGCGGCAACTCACCCCACCGGCACCGGACTCAGCAGCTCGGCCGCCACCCCCGCGAGCGCCTTGCGGTCGATCTTTCGGTTGGTGTTCAGCGGGAACTCGTCGACATGGCGGTAATGCCGCGGGATCACCCCCTCCGGCAGCACCTGCCGCAGCGCGCGGACCAGCTCGATGACCGGACGTTCCCCGCCGGTGTAGAAGACGAACAGCTCGGTGCCCGCGTCACCCGCGACGCCGAGGGCCACCGCGTCCAGCACGCCGCAGTCGCGCAGCGCGTGCTCCACCTCCGTCAGCTCGATGCGCCAGCCGAGCACCTGAACCTGCGAATCGAGCCGGCCGAGGTACGCCAGATCGGCCCCCTCGAGACGGCGGACGCGGTCGCCGGTGCGGTAGAAACGGCGGCCGTCACGGTCGAGGAAACGGCCGCGTTCGTCGGCGGGGTCGAGGTACCCCGGCGTCAGCTGCGCGCCGGCGATGGCCAGCTCACCCTCCTCGGCCTCCTCGACGTCACCCGGGCCGAGAAGCAGATAGTCGTGGCCCGCGTGCACTTCCCCGATCGGGACCACGCCGTTCACCGCGACCTCCGGCGTCACCTCGTCGTCCCACCGATAGCCCGCGACGGTGATGGTCAGTTCGGTGGGGCCGTACAGGTTCTCCGCGATCGCGTTCGGCGCCGCTATCCGCCAGTCCGCCGTGTCCCGCACGGTCAGCGCCTCGCCCGCGAAGAAGCTCCAGCGCAAGCCCGGCAGCGCGCCAGGGGTGAGCCCGCCGGTGCGGCGGACCAGATCGATCGCGCTCGGCGTGGAGAACCACACCGTCAGCCCGCGCTCGGCCGCGAACGCCGGCAGGTTCCGGTACGCCGTGCCGGGCAGCACCACCGCGGGCGCCCCCGCGCCCCAAGCGCAGAACAGGTCGAACATCGCGCAGTCGAAGTTCAGGTCGAAGGTCTGCGAGAACACGTCGTCCGGGGTGAAGTCGTACCGCTCGTCGAGCAGGCCGAAGTAGTGCTCGGTGGCGGCGTGGCCGATCCGGACCCCCTTGGGCCGCCCGGTGGAGCCGGAAGTGAACAGCACGTACGCGCTGTCGTCGGGACGCACCGGCCGCGGCGCCGTCAGCGCCTGGGACTCCCGCGGCCGCAGAACCGACGGCTGGTCACCGCATTCCGGCGCCAGCACGGTCAACGGCCGCGCCTCCGGCAGCAGGGTGAGGCCACGAGCGTCCGCCACCACCGCGTCCACTTCGGCCGCCTCGATCATCTGCGCGGTCCGGGCCGCCGGGAAGTCCGGGCGCAGCGGAACCACCGTCGCGCCGGCGTACAGCCCGGCCAGGATCCCGGCGTAAGCGGTGACGCCCTTGCCCGCCAGCACCCCTAC includes the following:
- a CDS encoding AMP-binding protein; this encodes MDTSFTGGLHSRFLRGLERSDGGVAVHVGEQAVTYDRLHELALLWGGALAESGARTVGVLAGKGVTAYAGILAGLYAGATVVPLRPDFPAARTAQMIEAAEVDAVVADARGLTLLPEARPLTVLAPECGDQPSVLRPRESQALTAPRPVRPDDSAYVLFTSGSTGRPKGVRIGHAATEHYFGLLDERYDFTPDDVFSQTFDLNFDCAMFDLFCAWGAGAPAVVLPGTAYRNLPAFAAERGLTVWFSTPSAIDLVRRTGGLTPGALPGLRWSFFAGEALTVRDTADWRIAAPNAIAENLYGPTELTITVAGYRWDDEVTPEVAVNGVVPIGEVHAGHDYLLLGPGDVEEAEEGELAIAGAQLTPGYLDPADERGRFLDRDGRRFYRTGDRVRRLEGADLAYLGRLDSQVQVLGWRIELTEVEHALRDCGVLDAVALGVAGDAGTELFVFYTGGERPVIELVRALRQVLPEGVIPRHYRHVDEFPLNTNRKIDRKALAGVAAELLSPVPVG